From the Streptomyces sp. SN-593 genome, the window GACGGGCACCTCGCGCCACCGCCCGACCGCCGCGCGCAGCAGGCAGAAGGCGATGAAGCCGATGCCGATGCCGTTGGTGATCGAGTAGGTGAACGGCATGAGCACCATCGTCAGGAAGGCCGGGACCGCGATGGTGAAGTCGCTCCAGTCGATCTCCCGGATGGAGCCGGACAGGATCAGGAAGCCGACGGCGACCAGCGCGGGGGTGGCCGCCTGCGCGGGCACCATCTCCGCCAGCGGCGCCAGGAAGAGGGTGAGCACGAACATCAGGCCGGTCACGACGCTGGCCAGCCCGGTCCTGGCGCCCTCGCCGACGCCCGCGGTCGACTCCACGAAGCAGGTGTTCGCCGAGGAGGAGGTCGCGCCGCCCGCGGCGGTGGCGATGCCGTCGATCATCAGCACCCGGCTCATCCCGGGCAGGTCGCCCTTCTTGTCGAGCAGCCCGGCCTCGTCGCTGACGCCCAGGATCGTGCCCATGGCGTCGAAGAAGCAGGACAGCAGCACCGTGAAGACGAACAGGATGCCGGTGAGCACGCCGACCTGGTGGAAGCCGCCGAAGAGGCTGACCTTGCCGACCAGGCCGAAGTCGGGGGTGGCGACGGGGTTGCCCGGCCACTTGGGGACGGTCAGGCCCCAGCTCCCGGCCGGCACGTCGGCGATCAGGTCGACGACCACCGCGAGCACCGTCATCGACACGATCGAGATGAGGATGGCACCGGAGACCTTGCGGATGATCAGCGTCAGCGTCAGCAGGGTGCCGAGCACGAAGATCAGCACCGGCCAGCCGGTGAGGTGGCCGTCGCCGCCGAGCTGGAGCGGCACCGTGGTGTGGGCGGCGTCCGGGACGCGCGTGACGAACCCGGAGTCGACCAGGCCGATCAGCAGGATGAACAGGCCGATGCCGATCGCGATGCCCTTGCGCAGGCCGA encodes:
- a CDS encoding NCS2 family permease, with product MSPTAPAPVDARPPLGNPPATGLDRYFRVSERGSTIPREIRGGLATFFAMAYIIVLNPIILGSGTDKFGHHLQGGQLVTATAVTAAFTTLLMGVVGNVPVALAAGLGVNTVVALQLAPKMSWADAMGMVVLAGLAIMLLVATGLRERVMSAVPLGLRKGIAIGIGLFILLIGLVDSGFVTRVPDAAHTTVPLQLGGDGHLTGWPVLIFVLGTLLTLTLIIRKVSGAILISIVSMTVLAVVVDLIADVPAGSWGLTVPKWPGNPVATPDFGLVGKVSLFGGFHQVGVLTGILFVFTVLLSCFFDAMGTILGVSDEAGLLDKKGDLPGMSRVLMIDGIATAAGGATSSSANTCFVESTAGVGEGARTGLASVVTGLMFVLTLFLAPLAEMVPAQAATPALVAVGFLILSGSIREIDWSDFTIAVPAFLTMVLMPFTYSITNGIGIGFIAFCLLRAAVGRWREVPVALYVVAAVFAFYYLMPALGLV